In the genome of Triticum urartu cultivar G1812 chromosome 5, Tu2.1, whole genome shotgun sequence, one region contains:
- the LOC125510465 gene encoding protein DETOXIFICATION 16-like, giving the protein MLPAMEEPLVGGRSDTEETGGPKESLVVTEVKKQLYLAGPLIAGCLLQNVVQMISVMFVGHLGELALSSASIATSFANVTGFSLMAGMASSLDTLCGQAFGAKRYHQLGIYKQRAILVLTLVSVVVAVLWAYTGQILLLFGQDPEIAMGAGSYIRWMIPALFAYGLLQCHVRFLQTQSIVLPVMASAGVTALSHVLVCWLLVYKLGLGNKGAALANAVSYLANVSILALYIRVSPSCKRTWTGLSKEAFHDIVSFMKLALPSALMVCLEWWSFELLVLLSGLLANPKLEASVLSICLNTASLTFMIPFGLGAAISTRVSNELGAGRPEAARLATRVTMVLGLMTGVTLGLIMISVRNLWGYAYSNEKEVVEYISRMMPLLSVSIIFDDMQCVLSGVVRGCGLQRIGACVNLSAYYLVGIPAALCFAFVFHLGGMGLWFGIICGLIVQMLLLLAITMRTNWDKEALKAKDRVFNSSLPLDMTS; this is encoded by the exons ATGTTGCCAGCCATGGAGGAGCCCCTTGTTGGGGGCAGAAGCGACACCGAGGAGACAGGAGGGCCAAAGGAGAGCTTGGTGGTGACTGAGGTTAAGAAGCAGCTCTACCTCGCCGGGCCCCTCATCGCCGGATGCCTGCTGCAGAACGTCGTGCAGATGATATCGGTCATGTTTGTCGGCCATCTCGGCGAGCTCGCCCTCTCGAGTGCCTCCATCGCCACCTCCTTTGCGAATGTCACCGGCTTCAGCTTGATG GCTGGCATGGCGAGCAGCTTGGACACACTGTGTGGTCAAGCCTTCGGGGCAAAACGGTACCATCAGCTCGGCATCTACAAGCAGAGGGCGATCCTCGTGCTCACTCTGGTGAGTGTTGTGGTTGCAGTGCTCTGGGCGTACACCGGGCAGATCCTCCTGCTCTTCGGCCAGGACCCAGAGATTGCCATGGGGGCAGGGAGCTACATCCGGTGGATGATTCCGGCACTGTTCGCTTACGGACTGCTGCAGTGCCACGTCCGATTCCTCCAGACACAAAGCATCGTACTCCCGGTGATGGCGAGCGCAGGCGTGACGGCGCTGAGCCACGTGCTTGTGTGCTGGTTGCTGGTGTACAAGCTTGGGCTGGGCAACAAGGGCGCTGCCCTGGCCAATGCTGTCTCGTACCTGGCCAATGTGTCAATCTTGGCTCTCTACATCAGGGTCTCTCCATCCTGCAAGAGAACCTGGACAGGGCTCTCAAAGGAGGCGTTTCACGACATCGTCAGCTTCATGAAGCTTGCCCTGCCATCTGCACTGATGGTTTG CTTAGAGTGGTGGTCGTTTGAGCTGCTGGTACTTCTCTCCGGACTTCTCGCAAATCCTAAGCTCGAGGCATCGGTGTTGTCCATTTG CTTAAACACGGCTTCATTAACATTCATGATCCCCTTCGGGCTTGGGGCAGCCATAAG CACCCGTGTTTCAAACGAGCTTGGTGCTGGGCGACCTGAAGCTGCCCGTCTGGCTACTCGTGTGACCATGGTTCTGGGTCTCATGACAGGTGTGACGTTAGGACTTATTATGATCTCGGTGCGCAATCTATGGGGGTATGCATACAGCAATGAGAAGGAGGTGGTGGAGTACATTTCAAGAATGATGCCGCTTCTTTCCGTGTCGATCATTTTCGACGATATGCAATGTGTTCTTTCAG GTGTCGTTAGGGGCTGTGGCCTGCAAAGGATTGGAGCTTGTGTCAATCTCAGTGCATACTACCTTGTCGGCATCCCAGCGGCGCTATGCTTTGCCTTTGTCTTCCATCTTGGCGGAATG GGGCTGTGGTTTGGAATAATCTGCGGATTAATCGTGcagatgctgctgctgctggccATCACCATGCGGACCAACTGGGACAAAGAG GCTCTCAAGGCAAAGGACAGAGTTTTCAATTCGTCGCTACCTCTAGACATGACATCATGA
- the LOC125510464 gene encoding protein DETOXIFICATION 16-like isoform X1 produces MAAAFLGRGQLRPRGRLSRCCEPEREISSMLPAMEEPLVGGNSSTEETGGAKESLVVTEVKKQLYLAGPLVVGCLLQSVVQMISVMFVGHLGELALSSASIATSFAGVTGFSLLSGMASSLDTLCGQAFGARQYHLLGIYKQRAILVLTLVSVVVAVLWAYTGQILLLFGQDPEIAMGAGSYIRWMIPALFAYGLLQCHVRFLQTQNIVLPVMASAGVTALSHVLVCWLLVYKLGLGNKGAALANGISYLANVSILAIYIRVSPSCRSTWTGLSKEAFHDILSFMKLAVPSALMVCLEWWSFELLVLLSGLLPNPKLEASVLSICLNTSSLAFMIPFGLGAAISTRVSNELGAGRPEAARLATRVTMVLGLVTGVSLGLIMISVRNLWGYAYSNEKEVAEYIARMMPLLSVSIIFDDLQCVLSGIVRGCGLQRVGACVNLSAYYLVGIPAALCFAFVYHLGGMGLWFGIICGIVVQMLLLLGITMRTNWDKEWKAGSTAEYCYANTFLAGVCFYQLKCMFLKRHKLQLIQNESSNFRLCFCHILLYIDIQLFWSFPFSF; encoded by the exons ATGGCCGCCGCCTTCCTCGGCCGGGGACAACTTCGTCCCCGGGGCCGCCTGAGCCGCTGCTGCG AGCCAGAGCGTGAGATTTCAAGTATGTTGCCAGCCATGGAGGAGCCCCTTGTTGGGGGCAACAGCAGCACTGAGGAGACAGGAGGGGCAAAAGAGAGCTTGGTGGTGACCGAGGTTAAGAAGCAGCTGTACCTCGCCGGGCCCCTCGTCGTCGGATGCCTGTTGCAGAGCGTCGTGCAGATGATATCGGTCATGTTTGTCGGCCATCTCGGTGAGCTCGCTCTCTCGAGTGCCTCCATCGCCACCTCCTTTGCCGGTGTCACCGGCTTCAGCTTGTTG TCTGGCATGGCGAGCAGCTTGGACACACTGTGTGGGCAAGCCTTCGGGGCAAGACAGTACCATCTGCTTGGCATCTACAAGCAGAGGGCAATCCTTGTGCTCACTCTGGTGAGCGTTGTGGTTGCCGTGCTCTGGGCGTACACCGGGCAGATCCTCCTGCTCTTCGGCCAGGACCCAGAGATTGCCATGGGGGCAGGGAGCTACATCCGGTGGATGATTCCAGCACTGTTCGCTTACGGACTGCTGCAGTGCCATGTTCGGTTCCTCCAGACGCAGAATATCGTCCTCCCGGTGATGGCGAGCGCAGGCGTCACGGCGCTGAGCCACGTGCTTGTGTGCTGGTTGCTGGTGTACAAGCTTGGGCTGGGCAACAAGGGCGCTGCCCTGGCCAATGGCATCTCATACCTGGCCAATGTGTCAATCTTGGCTATCTACATCAGGGTCTCTCCATCCTGCAGGAGCACCTGGACAGGCCTCTCAAAGGAGGCGTTTCACGACATCCTTAGCTTCATGAAGCTAGCCGTGCCATCTGCGCTGATGGTTTG CCTAGAGTGGTGGTCGTTTGAGCTGCTGGTACTTCTCTCCGGACTTCTCCCTAATCCCAAGCTGGAGGCATCGGTGTTGTCCATTTG CTTGAACACATCTTCATTAGCATTCATGATCCCCTTCGGTCTTGGGGCAGCCATAAG CACCCGTGTTTCAAACGAGCTTGGTGCTGGGCGACCTGAAGCTGCCCGTCTGGCTACTCGTGTGACCATGGTTCTGGGTCTCGTGACAGGTGTGTCGTTAGGACTTATTATGATCTCGGTGCGCAATCTATGGGGGTATGCGTACAGCAACGAGAAGGAGGTGGCAGAGTACATTGCGAGAATGATGCCGCTTCTCTCTGTGTCGATCATTTTTGACGATCTGCAATGCGTTCTTTCAG GTATTGTCAGGGGCTGTGGCTTGCAAAGGGTTGGTGCTTGTGTCAATCTCAGTGCATACTACCTTGTCGGCATTCCAGCGGCGCTATGCTTTGCCTTTGTCTACCATCTTGGCGGCATG GGGCTGTGGTTCGGAATAATCTGCGGGATAGTGGTAcagatgctgctgctgctgggcATTACCATGCGCACCAACTGGGATAAAGAG TGGAAAGCGGGATCAACAGCTGAATATTGTTATGCTAATACTTTTCTTGCTGGTGTGTGCTTTTATCAGTTAAAATGCATGTTTCTCAAGAGACACAAACTGCAATTGATTCAGAATGAGAGTAGCAACTTTCGCCTTTGCTTCTGCCACATACTTTTGTATATTGACATTCAACTGTTTTGGTCGTtcccatttagtttctaa
- the LOC125510464 gene encoding protein DETOXIFICATION 16-like isoform X2, with the protein MLPAMEEPLVGGNSSTEETGGAKESLVVTEVKKQLYLAGPLVVGCLLQSVVQMISVMFVGHLGELALSSASIATSFAGVTGFSLLSGMASSLDTLCGQAFGARQYHLLGIYKQRAILVLTLVSVVVAVLWAYTGQILLLFGQDPEIAMGAGSYIRWMIPALFAYGLLQCHVRFLQTQNIVLPVMASAGVTALSHVLVCWLLVYKLGLGNKGAALANGISYLANVSILAIYIRVSPSCRSTWTGLSKEAFHDILSFMKLAVPSALMVCLEWWSFELLVLLSGLLPNPKLEASVLSICLNTSSLAFMIPFGLGAAISTRVSNELGAGRPEAARLATRVTMVLGLVTGVSLGLIMISVRNLWGYAYSNEKEVAEYIARMMPLLSVSIIFDDLQCVLSGIVRGCGLQRVGACVNLSAYYLVGIPAALCFAFVYHLGGMGLWFGIICGIVVQMLLLLGITMRTNWDKEWKAGSTAEYCYANTFLAGVCFYQLKCMFLKRHKLQLIQNESSNFRLCFCHILLYIDIQLFWSFPFSF; encoded by the exons ATGTTGCCAGCCATGGAGGAGCCCCTTGTTGGGGGCAACAGCAGCACTGAGGAGACAGGAGGGGCAAAAGAGAGCTTGGTGGTGACCGAGGTTAAGAAGCAGCTGTACCTCGCCGGGCCCCTCGTCGTCGGATGCCTGTTGCAGAGCGTCGTGCAGATGATATCGGTCATGTTTGTCGGCCATCTCGGTGAGCTCGCTCTCTCGAGTGCCTCCATCGCCACCTCCTTTGCCGGTGTCACCGGCTTCAGCTTGTTG TCTGGCATGGCGAGCAGCTTGGACACACTGTGTGGGCAAGCCTTCGGGGCAAGACAGTACCATCTGCTTGGCATCTACAAGCAGAGGGCAATCCTTGTGCTCACTCTGGTGAGCGTTGTGGTTGCCGTGCTCTGGGCGTACACCGGGCAGATCCTCCTGCTCTTCGGCCAGGACCCAGAGATTGCCATGGGGGCAGGGAGCTACATCCGGTGGATGATTCCAGCACTGTTCGCTTACGGACTGCTGCAGTGCCATGTTCGGTTCCTCCAGACGCAGAATATCGTCCTCCCGGTGATGGCGAGCGCAGGCGTCACGGCGCTGAGCCACGTGCTTGTGTGCTGGTTGCTGGTGTACAAGCTTGGGCTGGGCAACAAGGGCGCTGCCCTGGCCAATGGCATCTCATACCTGGCCAATGTGTCAATCTTGGCTATCTACATCAGGGTCTCTCCATCCTGCAGGAGCACCTGGACAGGCCTCTCAAAGGAGGCGTTTCACGACATCCTTAGCTTCATGAAGCTAGCCGTGCCATCTGCGCTGATGGTTTG CCTAGAGTGGTGGTCGTTTGAGCTGCTGGTACTTCTCTCCGGACTTCTCCCTAATCCCAAGCTGGAGGCATCGGTGTTGTCCATTTG CTTGAACACATCTTCATTAGCATTCATGATCCCCTTCGGTCTTGGGGCAGCCATAAG CACCCGTGTTTCAAACGAGCTTGGTGCTGGGCGACCTGAAGCTGCCCGTCTGGCTACTCGTGTGACCATGGTTCTGGGTCTCGTGACAGGTGTGTCGTTAGGACTTATTATGATCTCGGTGCGCAATCTATGGGGGTATGCGTACAGCAACGAGAAGGAGGTGGCAGAGTACATTGCGAGAATGATGCCGCTTCTCTCTGTGTCGATCATTTTTGACGATCTGCAATGCGTTCTTTCAG GTATTGTCAGGGGCTGTGGCTTGCAAAGGGTTGGTGCTTGTGTCAATCTCAGTGCATACTACCTTGTCGGCATTCCAGCGGCGCTATGCTTTGCCTTTGTCTACCATCTTGGCGGCATG GGGCTGTGGTTCGGAATAATCTGCGGGATAGTGGTAcagatgctgctgctgctgggcATTACCATGCGCACCAACTGGGATAAAGAG TGGAAAGCGGGATCAACAGCTGAATATTGTTATGCTAATACTTTTCTTGCTGGTGTGTGCTTTTATCAGTTAAAATGCATGTTTCTCAAGAGACACAAACTGCAATTGATTCAGAATGAGAGTAGCAACTTTCGCCTTTGCTTCTGCCACATACTTTTGTATATTGACATTCAACTGTTTTGGTCGTtcccatttagtttctaa
- the LOC125510464 gene encoding protein DETOXIFICATION 16-like isoform X4 produces MAAAFLGRGQLRPRGRLSRCCEPEREISSMLPAMEEPLVGGNSSTEETGGAKESLVVTEVKKQLYLAGPLVVGCLLQSVVQMISVMFVGHLGELALSSASIATSFAGVTGFSLLSGMASSLDTLCGQAFGARQYHLLGIYKQRAILVLTLVSVVVAVLWAYTGQILLLFGQDPEIAMGAGSYIRWMIPALFAYGLLQCHVRFLQTQNIVLPVMASAGVTALSHVLVCWLLVYKLGLGNKGAALANGISYLANVSILAIYIRVSPSCRSTWTGLSKEAFHDILSFMKLAVPSALMVCLEWWSFELLVLLSGLLPNPKLEASVLSICLNTSSLAFMIPFGLGAAISTRVSNELGAGRPEAARLATRVTMVLGLVTGVSLGLIMISVRNLWGYAYSNEKEVAEYIARMMPLLSVSIIFDDLQCVLSGIVRGCGLQRVGACVNLSAYYLVGIPAALCFAFVYHLGGMGLWFGIICGIVVQMLLLLGITMRTNWDKEGVGI; encoded by the exons ATGGCCGCCGCCTTCCTCGGCCGGGGACAACTTCGTCCCCGGGGCCGCCTGAGCCGCTGCTGCG AGCCAGAGCGTGAGATTTCAAGTATGTTGCCAGCCATGGAGGAGCCCCTTGTTGGGGGCAACAGCAGCACTGAGGAGACAGGAGGGGCAAAAGAGAGCTTGGTGGTGACCGAGGTTAAGAAGCAGCTGTACCTCGCCGGGCCCCTCGTCGTCGGATGCCTGTTGCAGAGCGTCGTGCAGATGATATCGGTCATGTTTGTCGGCCATCTCGGTGAGCTCGCTCTCTCGAGTGCCTCCATCGCCACCTCCTTTGCCGGTGTCACCGGCTTCAGCTTGTTG TCTGGCATGGCGAGCAGCTTGGACACACTGTGTGGGCAAGCCTTCGGGGCAAGACAGTACCATCTGCTTGGCATCTACAAGCAGAGGGCAATCCTTGTGCTCACTCTGGTGAGCGTTGTGGTTGCCGTGCTCTGGGCGTACACCGGGCAGATCCTCCTGCTCTTCGGCCAGGACCCAGAGATTGCCATGGGGGCAGGGAGCTACATCCGGTGGATGATTCCAGCACTGTTCGCTTACGGACTGCTGCAGTGCCATGTTCGGTTCCTCCAGACGCAGAATATCGTCCTCCCGGTGATGGCGAGCGCAGGCGTCACGGCGCTGAGCCACGTGCTTGTGTGCTGGTTGCTGGTGTACAAGCTTGGGCTGGGCAACAAGGGCGCTGCCCTGGCCAATGGCATCTCATACCTGGCCAATGTGTCAATCTTGGCTATCTACATCAGGGTCTCTCCATCCTGCAGGAGCACCTGGACAGGCCTCTCAAAGGAGGCGTTTCACGACATCCTTAGCTTCATGAAGCTAGCCGTGCCATCTGCGCTGATGGTTTG CCTAGAGTGGTGGTCGTTTGAGCTGCTGGTACTTCTCTCCGGACTTCTCCCTAATCCCAAGCTGGAGGCATCGGTGTTGTCCATTTG CTTGAACACATCTTCATTAGCATTCATGATCCCCTTCGGTCTTGGGGCAGCCATAAG CACCCGTGTTTCAAACGAGCTTGGTGCTGGGCGACCTGAAGCTGCCCGTCTGGCTACTCGTGTGACCATGGTTCTGGGTCTCGTGACAGGTGTGTCGTTAGGACTTATTATGATCTCGGTGCGCAATCTATGGGGGTATGCGTACAGCAACGAGAAGGAGGTGGCAGAGTACATTGCGAGAATGATGCCGCTTCTCTCTGTGTCGATCATTTTTGACGATCTGCAATGCGTTCTTTCAG GTATTGTCAGGGGCTGTGGCTTGCAAAGGGTTGGTGCTTGTGTCAATCTCAGTGCATACTACCTTGTCGGCATTCCAGCGGCGCTATGCTTTGCCTTTGTCTACCATCTTGGCGGCATG GGGCTGTGGTTCGGAATAATCTGCGGGATAGTGGTAcagatgctgctgctgctgggcATTACCATGCGCACCAACTGGGATAAAGAG GGAGTGGGCATCTAG
- the LOC125510464 gene encoding protein DETOXIFICATION 16-like isoform X3, whose product MAAAFLGRGQLRPRGRLSRCCEPEREISSMLPAMEEPLVGGNSSTEETGGAKESLVVTEVKKQLYLAGPLVVGCLLQSVVQMISVMFVGHLGELALSSASIATSFAGVTGFSLLSGMASSLDTLCGQAFGARQYHLLGIYKQRAILVLTLVSVVVAVLWAYTGQILLLFGQDPEIAMGAGSYIRWMIPALFAYGLLQCHVRFLQTQNIVLPVMASAGVTALSHVLVCWLLVYKLGLGNKGAALANGISYLANVSILAIYIRVSPSCRSTWTGLSKEAFHDILSFMKLAVPSALMVCLEWWSFELLVLLSGLLPNPKLEASVLSICLNTSSLAFMIPFGLGAAISTRVSNELGAGRPEAARLATRVTMVLGLVTGVSLGLIMISVRNLWGYAYSNEKEVAEYIARMMPLLSVSIIFDDLQCVLSGIVRGCGLQRVGACVNLSAYYLVGIPAALCFAFVYHLGGMGLWFGIICGIVVQMLLLLGITMRTNWDKEALKAADRVFSSSLPLDMTT is encoded by the exons ATGGCCGCCGCCTTCCTCGGCCGGGGACAACTTCGTCCCCGGGGCCGCCTGAGCCGCTGCTGCG AGCCAGAGCGTGAGATTTCAAGTATGTTGCCAGCCATGGAGGAGCCCCTTGTTGGGGGCAACAGCAGCACTGAGGAGACAGGAGGGGCAAAAGAGAGCTTGGTGGTGACCGAGGTTAAGAAGCAGCTGTACCTCGCCGGGCCCCTCGTCGTCGGATGCCTGTTGCAGAGCGTCGTGCAGATGATATCGGTCATGTTTGTCGGCCATCTCGGTGAGCTCGCTCTCTCGAGTGCCTCCATCGCCACCTCCTTTGCCGGTGTCACCGGCTTCAGCTTGTTG TCTGGCATGGCGAGCAGCTTGGACACACTGTGTGGGCAAGCCTTCGGGGCAAGACAGTACCATCTGCTTGGCATCTACAAGCAGAGGGCAATCCTTGTGCTCACTCTGGTGAGCGTTGTGGTTGCCGTGCTCTGGGCGTACACCGGGCAGATCCTCCTGCTCTTCGGCCAGGACCCAGAGATTGCCATGGGGGCAGGGAGCTACATCCGGTGGATGATTCCAGCACTGTTCGCTTACGGACTGCTGCAGTGCCATGTTCGGTTCCTCCAGACGCAGAATATCGTCCTCCCGGTGATGGCGAGCGCAGGCGTCACGGCGCTGAGCCACGTGCTTGTGTGCTGGTTGCTGGTGTACAAGCTTGGGCTGGGCAACAAGGGCGCTGCCCTGGCCAATGGCATCTCATACCTGGCCAATGTGTCAATCTTGGCTATCTACATCAGGGTCTCTCCATCCTGCAGGAGCACCTGGACAGGCCTCTCAAAGGAGGCGTTTCACGACATCCTTAGCTTCATGAAGCTAGCCGTGCCATCTGCGCTGATGGTTTG CCTAGAGTGGTGGTCGTTTGAGCTGCTGGTACTTCTCTCCGGACTTCTCCCTAATCCCAAGCTGGAGGCATCGGTGTTGTCCATTTG CTTGAACACATCTTCATTAGCATTCATGATCCCCTTCGGTCTTGGGGCAGCCATAAG CACCCGTGTTTCAAACGAGCTTGGTGCTGGGCGACCTGAAGCTGCCCGTCTGGCTACTCGTGTGACCATGGTTCTGGGTCTCGTGACAGGTGTGTCGTTAGGACTTATTATGATCTCGGTGCGCAATCTATGGGGGTATGCGTACAGCAACGAGAAGGAGGTGGCAGAGTACATTGCGAGAATGATGCCGCTTCTCTCTGTGTCGATCATTTTTGACGATCTGCAATGCGTTCTTTCAG GTATTGTCAGGGGCTGTGGCTTGCAAAGGGTTGGTGCTTGTGTCAATCTCAGTGCATACTACCTTGTCGGCATTCCAGCGGCGCTATGCTTTGCCTTTGTCTACCATCTTGGCGGCATG GGGCTGTGGTTCGGAATAATCTGCGGGATAGTGGTAcagatgctgctgctgctgggcATTACCATGCGCACCAACTGGGATAAAGAG GCTCTCAAGGCAGCGGACAGAGTTTTCAGTTCGTCTCTGCCTCTAGACATGACGACATGA